A genome region from Altererythrobacter aquiaggeris includes the following:
- a CDS encoding amidohydrolase, whose product MAISAAAITAPAIADTHIDNIQGITIDENGEIDRFTGLVLDDDGRIKQVLHGREKAPDKVDFRLDGGGKVMLPGMIDAHAHIMGIGFGAMALDLSGTRSLAEAQAMIGEYAAANPNLPWIVGNGWNQEVWGLGRFPTAAELDGIVSDRPVWLRRVDGHAGWANTLALQAGGVVAATKDPAGGRIERLAGSQAPSGVLVDEAMGLVASKQPARRPEDYDLALGKAQELLLKNGVTAMSDMGTDIFDWQAFRRAGDLGGLRVRIMSYAAGTDQMTLIGGPGPTPWLYGDRLRLNGVKLYVDGALGSRGAALKADYADAPGQRGLAVTGPVQLRNMMSRAALDKFQVAVHAIGDAANADLLNAIEEMSETYNGDRRWRIEHAQIVDPADIARFGKFGIIASMQPVHQTSDRTMAEARLDPQRLVGAYAWRSISDAGARLAFGTDAPVEQLDPFAGLAAAATRTDADGQPYGGWYPQEAVSREAALEAYTAGAAFAGFAEGRFGRLVVGEWADFIFVDRDPLMVSPADLRETRVLETWIAGRKEFSHLSEHLNLDAR is encoded by the coding sequence TTGGCCATATCGGCAGCGGCAATAACCGCGCCCGCTATCGCCGATACGCATATCGACAATATCCAGGGTATCACGATTGACGAAAATGGCGAGATCGATCGTTTTACAGGTCTGGTCCTCGATGATGATGGCCGCATCAAACAGGTTCTGCATGGGCGCGAGAAAGCGCCTGACAAGGTAGATTTCCGGCTGGATGGCGGCGGAAAAGTAATGCTGCCGGGCATGATCGATGCTCATGCGCATATTATGGGCATCGGGTTTGGCGCGATGGCACTTGATCTTTCGGGGACCCGATCGCTCGCGGAAGCGCAGGCGATGATCGGCGAATATGCGGCAGCCAATCCGAACCTGCCCTGGATTGTCGGCAATGGCTGGAATCAGGAAGTCTGGGGCCTTGGCCGGTTCCCGACAGCCGCAGAACTTGACGGCATTGTTTCTGACCGGCCGGTATGGCTGCGCCGGGTGGATGGACATGCCGGCTGGGCCAATACTTTGGCCTTGCAGGCAGGCGGTGTCGTTGCCGCAACCAAAGACCCTGCTGGCGGGCGAATCGAACGCCTTGCCGGATCGCAGGCGCCCTCCGGAGTGTTGGTTGACGAGGCTATGGGGCTGGTCGCGAGCAAGCAACCTGCACGCCGGCCTGAAGATTATGACTTAGCGCTGGGCAAAGCGCAGGAACTGTTGCTGAAAAATGGCGTCACGGCGATGTCCGACATGGGAACAGACATATTTGACTGGCAGGCATTCCGCCGTGCGGGTGACCTTGGCGGTTTGCGCGTGCGGATAATGTCCTATGCGGCGGGCACCGATCAAATGACACTGATCGGCGGCCCCGGCCCGACACCATGGCTCTATGGCGACCGGCTGCGGCTCAATGGAGTAAAACTGTATGTCGATGGCGCGCTGGGTTCACGCGGCGCGGCATTGAAAGCGGACTATGCCGACGCACCCGGACAGCGCGGGCTGGCCGTTACGGGTCCGGTGCAACTGCGCAACATGATGAGCCGCGCCGCGCTCGATAAATTCCAGGTGGCAGTCCACGCAATTGGTGATGCGGCCAATGCCGACCTGCTGAATGCTATCGAAGAAATGTCGGAAACATATAACGGCGACCGGCGGTGGCGGATCGAACACGCGCAGATCGTCGATCCGGCTGACATCGCCAGGTTCGGCAAGTTTGGCATCATCGCATCGATGCAGCCGGTTCACCAAACCTCTGACAGGACGATGGCAGAAGCGCGGCTTGATCCGCAGCGGCTGGTGGGTGCCTATGCCTGGCGGAGCATCAGTGACGCGGGTGCAAGGCTGGCCTTTGGCACTGACGCACCTGTCGAACAGCTTGATCCATTCGCAGGTCTGGCAGCGGCGGCGACCCGGACGGACGCCGATGGCCAGCCATATGGCGGATGGTATCCGCAAGAAGCTGTATCGCGCGAAGCGGCCTTGGAAGCCTATACGGCGGGGGCCGCTTTTGCAGGCTTTGCCGAGGGGCGTTTCGGGCGGCTTGTGGTGGGCGAGTGGGCCGATTTTATATTTGTGGACCGCGATCCGCTGATGGTGTCACCCGCTGATCTGCGCGAGACGAGGGTGCTTGAAACCTGGATCGCCGGACGCAAGGAATTTTCGCATTTATCGGAACATTTGAACCTCGATGCCCGTTAA
- a CDS encoding NAD(P)-dependent oxidoreductase, with amino-acid sequence MALTKQSMSKSDKIAFLGLGVMGAPMAGHLVRAGYQVTAYNRTAERAQQWLAKMSSDGLTASIAAAPASAARNADIVISCVGNDQDAEQVLLADRGALSAMHEGALIIDHTTVSADMARRVELEADRRGIGAIDAPVSGGQAGAEAGKLAIMCGGSAKAMARAQPVMAAYGARIVHVGSAGAGQTAKMANQMCIAGVLGGLSEAIRLSQAAGLDTDKVFEAISGGAAQSWQMENRWPTMVDDKFDFGFAIDWMRKDLKYALAEADRLGLESPVTQMVDSFYAELQRAGSGRQDTSALIKRLPKGETI; translated from the coding sequence TTGGCCCTAACCAAGCAATCTATGTCCAAATCTGACAAGATCGCCTTCCTGGGGCTTGGCGTAATGGGCGCCCCGATGGCCGGTCATCTGGTTCGCGCCGGCTATCAGGTGACGGCTTACAACCGGACAGCGGAGCGTGCCCAACAATGGCTGGCGAAAATGTCGAGCGATGGGCTGACCGCGTCGATTGCCGCGGCACCGGCATCGGCGGCCCGAAACGCCGATATCGTTATCAGCTGTGTCGGTAACGATCAGGATGCCGAACAGGTATTGCTGGCTGATCGCGGGGCTTTGTCTGCCATGCACGAAGGCGCGCTGATCATCGATCACACGACCGTATCTGCCGATATGGCGCGTAGGGTTGAACTCGAGGCTGACCGCCGCGGAATCGGTGCGATAGACGCGCCCGTGTCAGGCGGACAGGCCGGGGCGGAGGCTGGGAAGCTGGCTATCATGTGCGGCGGAAGCGCCAAAGCCATGGCCAGAGCGCAGCCGGTCATGGCGGCTTACGGCGCGCGCATCGTGCACGTTGGCAGTGCGGGCGCCGGCCAGACGGCGAAGATGGCCAATCAAATGTGCATTGCCGGCGTTCTGGGCGGCTTGAGCGAAGCGATCCGATTATCGCAAGCGGCTGGTCTGGACACCGACAAGGTTTTCGAGGCCATTTCAGGCGGCGCCGCGCAAAGCTGGCAAATGGAAAATCGCTGGCCGACAATGGTTGATGACAAGTTCGATTTCGGCTTTGCTATCGACTGGATGCGCAAGGATTTGAAATATGCGCTGGCAGAGGCTGACAGGCTGGGGCTCGAAAGCCCTGTTACGCAGATGGTCGATAGCTTTTACGCCGAGTTGCAGAGAGCCGGCAGTGGACGGCAAGATACCAGCGCGCTGATCAAACGACTGCCAAAAGGGGAAACTATTTGA
- a CDS encoding threonine ammonia-lyase: MNEENTGLSAQEALTIEHVRAAAERIKGAVVRTPTLHSQTLSSITGAEIWLKFENLQFTAAYKERGALNALTMMDKDKRERGVIAASAGNHAQGLSYHGTRLGVPVTIVMPRTTPSVKIMQTESVGGKVVLEGETFDDAYAHARKLEKELSLTFVHPFDDPDVAAGAGTVALEMLEDVPGLDTLVIPIGGGGLMSGCGTAARGIDPEIGLVGVEARLFPSMYSRLNGEDLPCGGDTLAEGIAVKEPGTFTSEVIERLVDEIVLVDEPALEKAVSLLLQIEKTVVEGAGAAGLAAVLANPGKFTGKKLGIVLCGGNIDARLLANVLLRDLARSGRLARLRITLQDRPGALFKVMKEFDAHDVNIVEIYHQRIFTTLPAKGLITDIECEARDADQLNQLVKALRENNYKVSLVELN; the protein is encoded by the coding sequence ATGAATGAAGAAAATACCGGCCTGTCCGCCCAAGAGGCGTTGACCATCGAACATGTCCGGGCCGCGGCCGAGCGGATCAAAGGGGCGGTCGTCCGCACTCCAACACTGCACAGCCAGACACTGTCCTCGATAACCGGCGCGGAAATCTGGCTCAAGTTCGAAAATTTGCAGTTTACAGCAGCTTATAAAGAGCGCGGCGCTCTCAACGCGCTCACCATGATGGACAAGGACAAGCGTGAACGCGGCGTTATTGCCGCATCGGCGGGAAACCACGCCCAAGGGCTAAGCTATCACGGAACCCGGCTGGGCGTACCCGTCACCATCGTAATGCCGCGCACCACGCCCAGCGTAAAAATTATGCAGACCGAAAGCGTCGGCGGCAAAGTCGTGCTGGAAGGCGAGACTTTCGACGATGCCTATGCCCATGCCCGCAAACTTGAAAAAGAACTGTCGCTGACCTTTGTGCATCCCTTCGATGATCCCGACGTGGCGGCCGGCGCGGGAACCGTCGCGCTCGAGATGCTGGAAGATGTTCCCGGGCTGGACACGCTGGTTATCCCGATTGGCGGCGGGGGGCTGATGTCGGGCTGCGGCACGGCTGCCAGAGGTATCGACCCGGAAATCGGGCTGGTCGGGGTCGAGGCCAGACTGTTTCCGTCGATGTATTCACGGCTGAACGGTGAAGATCTGCCATGCGGCGGCGATACGTTGGCCGAAGGCATCGCGGTGAAGGAGCCGGGCACATTCACTTCCGAAGTGATCGAGCGACTGGTGGATGAAATCGTGCTGGTGGACGAACCCGCGCTGGAAAAGGCGGTATCACTGCTGCTGCAGATCGAGAAAACCGTAGTCGAAGGCGCCGGTGCGGCCGGGCTGGCGGCGGTTCTGGCCAATCCGGGGAAATTCACTGGCAAGAAACTGGGCATTGTCCTGTGCGGCGGGAATATCGATGCCCGTCTGCTGGCCAACGTATTGCTGCGCGATCTGGCCCGTTCCGGGCGACTCGCCCGCTTGCGTATCACGCTTCAGGATCGGCCGGGTGCCTTGTTCAAAGTGATGAAGGAGTTTGATGCGCATGACGTGAATATCGTTGAAATTTATCATCAACGAATTTTTACGACTCTGCCCGCGAAAGGTTTGATCACCGATATAGAATGTGAAGCGCGCGATGCAGATCAGCTAAATCAACTGGTCAAGGCATTGAGAGAAAACAATTATAAGGTAAGTCTGGTCGAATTGAACTAG
- a CDS encoding arginyltransferase encodes MTAPVRFPRFFVTSPAPCPYLPEREERKVFTELKGPHADALNDALGRIGFRRSQTVAYRPSCIGCQACISVRVAAKEFMPSATQRKNMRRNMDLITTECRPWATDEQFELLQKYLGVRHPGGGMTSMDEIDFADMVEHTPVSSYVIEYREPSDGEVPGRLVGACLTDRQGDGLSMIYSFYDPEHSERSGLGNYIILDHLRRSAEQDLSYVYLGYWVEGSARMQYKVRYRPLEKLGPDGWQRMSADEQGALIARATAPRTRSVTQPDGSAKDGVPGGQQQYRLAD; translated from the coding sequence GTGACGGCCCCAGTACGCTTTCCTAGGTTTTTTGTGACGAGTCCGGCGCCTTGTCCGTATCTCCCTGAACGGGAGGAACGGAAAGTCTTCACCGAACTGAAGGGCCCGCACGCCGATGCGCTCAATGATGCATTGGGCCGGATCGGCTTCCGGCGTAGCCAGACCGTCGCGTATCGCCCCAGCTGTATTGGCTGTCAGGCCTGTATTTCCGTGCGCGTGGCTGCGAAGGAATTCATGCCTTCTGCCACCCAGCGCAAGAATATGCGCCGGAACATGGATCTTATCACAACCGAATGCCGCCCCTGGGCAACCGATGAACAATTCGAACTGCTGCAGAAATATCTTGGCGTGCGCCATCCCGGCGGCGGCATGACGTCGATGGATGAAATTGATTTTGCGGATATGGTGGAACATACGCCGGTATCCAGTTATGTGATCGAATATAGAGAACCTTCTGATGGGGAAGTGCCTGGCCGGCTTGTCGGTGCGTGCCTGACTGATCGGCAGGGTGACGGGTTGTCGATGATCTACAGTTTCTATGACCCGGAACATTCGGAACGATCGGGTTTAGGCAATTACATTATTCTGGACCATCTCCGCCGTTCGGCAGAACAGGACCTGTCCTATGTCTATCTGGGATATTGGGTCGAAGGCTCTGCCCGGATGCAATACAAGGTCCGTTATCGCCCGCTTGAAAAGCTCGGCCCTGACGGCTGGCAGCGTATGTCGGCAGACGAGCAGGGCGCACTTATCGCCCGCGCCACTGCGCCGCGTACCAGATCGGTCACGCAGCCTGACGGTAGCGCCAAGGACGGGGTGCCCGGCGGGCAGCAGCAATACAGGCTTGCCGACTAA
- a CDS encoding autotransporter assembly complex protein TamA, translating into MAAAAILWPEKSFAQDIDAPASLEDLIPDSAVENPEDWANDGVGQPAPGEAESEIPDELEAESPLAELPDIALPWPDEIDLPQLAPLEPDEQVEYAAIESELLAPLPGADLARISSELVLAFPGTTEAFPIRDEFVGRFNSLSAIEELSSGDANLALLGARARSDQALLQRLLQIYGYYDSQVIRTIGGAAPGENQTAGRAEVRFDILPGARYRFGAVDLGNLDLAPDYAALRQAFEIRPGDPLSSDAIVTERYDLDLALGETGYAFATIEEPELLIDHARLEGDLTLKVAPGGKYLFGEVISSDPEFLSGQHLGTIARFERGDVFKRSLSLDLRRAITATGLVSGVTLTPREVTPPTGDQPGVVSLDAEITRAPVRTIAGAIGYGSEEGFRLEASWEHRNFFPPEGALKFRGIAGTREQLAGITFRRNNLGGRDRILNADLYASTIDSDAFDARTAAAVVSYGRASTLLFQKPLSWSIGAEAVASSERPQDIGGVRQDRSTYFVFALPFSALIDTSDELLDPSSGFRLGGRVSPEISRTGGTESFYLRSQIDGTYYQSIGRSKTLAARFRLAAIPGTDINNIAPSRRLYAGGGGSVRGYGYQAIGPRDTIGEPAGGRSLFELSAEARIRTGLFDGAVSIVPFIDAGSVGRRSFPDLDVVKVGVGVGMRYHTGFGPIRIDVGVPLNPEPGDSPVAVYVGLGQAF; encoded by the coding sequence ATGGCGGCGGCCGCAATATTGTGGCCGGAAAAATCGTTTGCACAGGATATCGATGCGCCCGCTAGTCTGGAAGATCTGATTCCGGACAGCGCTGTCGAAAACCCGGAGGACTGGGCAAATGACGGGGTCGGCCAACCTGCACCAGGCGAAGCGGAAAGCGAGATTCCGGACGAACTGGAAGCGGAATCGCCGCTGGCAGAACTGCCCGACATTGCTTTGCCATGGCCGGACGAGATAGATCTGCCGCAGCTGGCTCCGCTGGAGCCGGACGAGCAGGTTGAATATGCAGCGATAGAAAGTGAGCTGCTGGCACCTTTGCCCGGGGCCGATCTGGCGCGCATTTCCAGCGAGCTTGTGCTGGCATTTCCCGGCACCACCGAGGCATTCCCGATCAGGGATGAATTTGTCGGACGGTTCAATTCTCTGTCCGCCATCGAAGAACTTTCGAGCGGCGATGCCAATCTGGCGCTGCTCGGGGCAAGGGCGCGCAGCGATCAGGCGTTGCTGCAGCGTTTGCTGCAGATATACGGCTATTACGACAGTCAGGTCATCCGCACGATTGGCGGAGCCGCGCCCGGCGAAAATCAGACCGCCGGAAGAGCGGAGGTTCGGTTCGATATATTGCCCGGAGCGCGTTACCGGTTCGGCGCGGTCGATCTGGGCAATCTCGACCTTGCACCTGACTATGCCGCCTTGCGGCAGGCGTTCGAAATCCGGCCGGGCGATCCCTTGTCCAGTGATGCAATCGTCACCGAACGGTATGATCTGGATCTCGCGCTGGGGGAGACCGGCTACGCATTTGCGACAATCGAAGAACCTGAACTTTTGATCGACCACGCCCGGTTGGAGGGGGATCTGACCCTGAAGGTCGCGCCCGGCGGAAAATATCTGTTCGGTGAAGTCATTTCCAGCGATCCCGAATTCCTGTCAGGCCAGCATCTGGGCACAATCGCGCGGTTTGAACGGGGCGATGTCTTCAAGCGTAGTCTGTCGCTCGATCTGCGCCGGGCGATAACCGCGACGGGCCTGGTGTCCGGGGTTACACTCACCCCGCGCGAAGTCACGCCGCCAACCGGCGACCAGCCCGGCGTGGTGTCACTCGATGCCGAAATTACCCGCGCCCCGGTGCGCACGATTGCCGGCGCAATCGGTTACGGTTCGGAAGAAGGGTTCCGGCTGGAAGCGAGCTGGGAACACCGGAACTTCTTCCCCCCCGAAGGCGCGCTGAAGTTTCGCGGGATTGCGGGGACGAGGGAACAGCTCGCCGGGATTACCTTCCGCCGCAACAACCTCGGCGGCCGCGACCGGATTTTGAATGCAGACCTTTACGCCTCGACAATCGACAGCGATGCTTTCGACGCCCGAACGGCCGCAGCCGTTGTAAGTTACGGGCGGGCTTCCACGCTGTTGTTTCAAAAACCGCTGAGCTGGAGCATCGGGGCAGAAGCTGTCGCGTCGAGCGAACGGCCGCAAGACATTGGCGGTGTGCGGCAGGACCGCAGCACCTATTTCGTTTTCGCTTTGCCCTTTTCGGCCCTGATCGACACATCGGATGAACTGCTTGACCCGTCATCCGGCTTCAGGTTGGGCGGAAGGGTCTCGCCCGAAATTTCGCGCACCGGCGGGACCGAAAGTTTTTATCTCCGCAGTCAGATCGATGGCACTTACTATCAAAGTATCGGCCGCTCCAAAACCCTGGCAGCCCGCTTCCGGCTGGCTGCAATACCCGGCACGGATATCAACAACATCGCCCCTTCAAGGCGGCTATATGCGGGCGGCGGCGGTTCTGTTCGCGGTTACGGATACCAGGCCATCGGGCCGCGGGACACAATCGGTGAACCGGCTGGCGGGCGCAGCCTGTTTGAACTTTCTGCCGAAGCGCGCATTCGCACGGGCTTGTTTGATGGTGCCGTATCGATCGTGCCGTTTATCGATGCCGGCTCGGTTGGCCGGCGCAGCTTCCCCGATCTGGACGTGGTGAAAGTCGGGGTGGGGGTCGGGATGCGGTACCACACCGGGTTCGGGCCGATCCGCATCGATGTCGGCGTGCCGCTCAATCCCGAGCCGGGCGATAGTCCGGTGGCGGTGTATGTCGGGCTGGGTCAGGCTTTCTGA